The Gavia stellata isolate bGavSte3 chromosome 1, bGavSte3.hap2, whole genome shotgun sequence genome has a segment encoding these proteins:
- the MITD1 gene encoding MIT domain-containing protein 1 isoform X2, whose translation MTRAEDIKKHIEKEKQDGKYHKQIRIEENATGFSYEKLFQEYLTDIVSEVWVDDPYIRHVHQLYNFLRFCEMLVKGPCKVKAIHLLTSSDEGNGRSQQISGLEEIQKSLRNYGVTLNIAFSSSIHDREIRFNNGWMIKIGRGLDYFKKPQSRFSIGYCDFDLRPCHETTVDVFHTKHTRKM comes from the exons ATGACCAGAGctgaagacattaaaaaacacattgaaaaggagaaacaag ATGGCAAATACCATAAGCAAATCAGGATAGAGGAAAATGCAACAGGTTTCAGCTACGAAAAGCTTTTCCAGGAGTACCTTACTGACATTGTTTCTGAAGTTTGGGTGGACGACCCGTACATTAGGCATGTTCATCAG TTGTATAACTTCCTACGATTCTGCGAGATGCTAGTTAAGGGGCCATGCAAAGTGAAAGCAATCCACCTCCTCACTTCCTCTGATGAA GGTAATGGGAGGAGTCAGCAGATAAGTGGcttggaagaaatacaaaaatcatTGAGGAACTATGGAGTAACACTGAATATTGCATTTTCATCTTCAATACATGATAGAGAAATCAG attcaACAATGGATGGATGATTAAGATTGGAAGAGgtcttgattattttaagaaaccACAG AGTCGTTTCAGCATTGGATACTGTGACTTTGACTTGCGACCTTGTCACGAAACAACAGTGGATGTCTTTCATACTAAACATACAAGGAAAATGTGA
- the MITD1 gene encoding MIT domain-containing protein 1 isoform X1 — protein sequence MSRAGGDGTAALERAGAETVKRAVELDLASRFQESLVCYQEGIDLLLQVVKATKDEAKKHRYRQKISEYMTRAEDIKKHIEKEKQDGKYHKQIRIEENATGFSYEKLFQEYLTDIVSEVWVDDPYIRHVHQLYNFLRFCEMLVKGPCKVKAIHLLTSSDEGNGRSQQISGLEEIQKSLRNYGVTLNIAFSSSIHDREIRFNNGWMIKIGRGLDYFKKPQSRFSIGYCDFDLRPCHETTVDVFHTKHTRKM from the exons ATGTCACGGGCGGGGGGTGATGGCACCGCCGCGCTGGAGCGGGCCGGGGCGGAGACGGTGAAGCGGGCGGTGGAGCTGGACCTGGCTTCTCGGTTCCAGGAGTCGCTGGTGTGCTACCAGGAGGGCATCGACCTCCTACTGCAGGTGGTGAAAG CCACGAAAGATGAGGCAAAAAAGCACCGTTACCGGCAGAAAATATCCGAGTACATGACCAGAGctgaagacattaaaaaacacattgaaaaggagaaacaag ATGGCAAATACCATAAGCAAATCAGGATAGAGGAAAATGCAACAGGTTTCAGCTACGAAAAGCTTTTCCAGGAGTACCTTACTGACATTGTTTCTGAAGTTTGGGTGGACGACCCGTACATTAGGCATGTTCATCAG TTGTATAACTTCCTACGATTCTGCGAGATGCTAGTTAAGGGGCCATGCAAAGTGAAAGCAATCCACCTCCTCACTTCCTCTGATGAA GGTAATGGGAGGAGTCAGCAGATAAGTGGcttggaagaaatacaaaaatcatTGAGGAACTATGGAGTAACACTGAATATTGCATTTTCATCTTCAATACATGATAGAGAAATCAG attcaACAATGGATGGATGATTAAGATTGGAAGAGgtcttgattattttaagaaaccACAG AGTCGTTTCAGCATTGGATACTGTGACTTTGACTTGCGACCTTGTCACGAAACAACAGTGGATGTCTTTCATACTAAACATACAAGGAAAATGTGA
- the MRPL30 gene encoding large ribosomal subunit protein uL30m produces MAAVAGRAGLGHRAAWKVLGKRMEGMVTAVWVRCLFTRSRIPDSVFQPRPGDHEKYGGDPEQPHKIHVVTRIKSVVGRPYWEKKIIRDLGLDKAHQPRLHKNIPSVNSRLKVVKHLIRIQPLKLPYGLPTEEEMSDTFLTSKGELVIKRHLKPVDQKEIKS; encoded by the exons ATGGCGGCCGTGGCGGGCCGAGCGGGCTTGGGGCACAGAGCCGCTtggaag gtgctggggaagaggaTGGAGGGGATGGTGACTGCAGTGTGGGTTCGTTGTCTCTTTACCAGGTCGAGAATTCCAGACTCG GTATTTCAGCCACGGCCTGGAGATCATGAAAAGTATGGAGGTGACCCTGAGCAGCCCCACAAAATCCACGTTGTTACTAGAATAAAAAGTGTAGTTGGTCGCCCGTACTGGGAAAAGAAGATAATACGTGATCTTGGACTGGATAAA GCACATCAGCCAAGACTACACAAAAATATCCCTTCTGTGAATTCCAGACTGAAAGTTGTTAAACATCTGATAAG AATACAGCCGCTGAAACTACCTTATGGATTGCcaacagaagaggaaatgtCGGACACCTTTCTTACAAGTAAGGGAGAGCTTGTCATTAAACGGCATCTGAAACCCGTGgatcagaaagaaattaagtcaTAA
- the LIPT1 gene encoding lipoyltransferase 1, mitochondrial has protein sequence MVLQSSLKNCLQLSCIFRIPKAGFRTATSGGLIIQSISNDVYQNLAVEDWIHDHMNLENQQVLFLWRNSPAVVIGRHQNPWQECNLRLMRQKNIKLARRRSGGGTVYHDLGNINLTFFTTRKKYERMENLKLVVKALKALCPQLDVHVTDRYDILLDRQYKISGTAAKLGRTTAYHHCTLLCNADKFVLSSVLKSPYKGLKSNATPSVPASVKNLFEEDPSLTCEMLLDAIAEEYATQHQTDHHITLLNPADETVLPGINNKTKELQTWEWVYGKTPKFSISTCFNMVYKDSVLDVKVDMDVKHGRIEVCNIDLPEQWLPPALCSELVKSLTGSKFCPNETTTLATTLLRVCPQDDELHSRWNLLCENMIMLM, from the coding sequence atggTACTCCAGTCATCATTAAAGAACTGCCTTCAGCTATCCTGCATCTTCAGGATTCCAAAAGCTGGCTTCAGAACTGCAACTAGTGGAGGCCTCATTATCCAGTCTATTTCTAATGATGTTTACCAAAATCTAGCTGTGGAAGACTGGATCCACGACCACATGAATTTAGAGAACCAACAGGTCCTTTTCCTTTGGAGAAATTCCCCTGCTGTGGTAATAGGGAGACATCAGAATCCCTGGCAGGAATGCAACCTCAGGCTAATGAggcaaaaaaatataaaactagCCAGGAGAAGAAGTGGAGGAGGGACAGTTTACCATGACTTAGGCAATATCAATTTGACTTTCTTTACAaccaggaaaaaatatgaaCGAATGGAAAACTTGAAACTAGTTGTGAAGGCACTGAAAGCCTTGTGCCCCCAGTTAGATGTACATGTCACTGACAGATACGACATCTTGCTAGATAGGCAATACAAAATCTCAGGTACTGCTGCAAAGCTGGGAAGGACAACTGCTTATCACCACTGTACCTTACTCTGTAATGCAGATAAGTTTGTTTTATCTTCTGTGCTAAAAAGTCCTTATAAAGGGCTAAAAAGCAATGCCACTCCTAGTGTGCCTGCCTCAgtgaaaaatctctttgaagAGGATCCTAGTTTAACTTGTGAGATGCTCCTGGATGCCATTGCTGAAGAATATGCAACACAACACCAAACAGATCATCATATCACCTTACTAAATCCAGCTGATGAGACTGTGCTTCCTGGaattaataataaaactaaAGAACTACAAACCTGGGAATGGGTATATGGAAAGACACCGAAGTTCAGCATTAGCACTTGTTTTAACATGGTCTATAAAGATTCTGTTCTTGATGTTAAAGTAGATATGGATGTAAAGCATGGAAGGATTGAAGTCTGTAACATTGATCTGCCGGAGCAGTGGCTGCCACCGGCACTGTGCAGTGAACTGGTGAAGAGCCTTACTGGCAGTAAGTTTTGCCCAAATGAAACCACTACACTAGCAACAACATTACTGAGAGTGTGTCCACAAGATGATGAGTTGCACAGCAGGTGGAATCTCCTATGTGAGAATATGATAATGTTAATGTGA